A genome region from Sphingobacteriaceae bacterium GW460-11-11-14-LB5 includes the following:
- a CDS encoding phosphoribosylformylglycinamidine cyclo-ligase has protein sequence MSDNRYNQRGVSASKEDVHNAIKNIDKGIFPKAFCKIIPDILGGDEEYCNIMHADGAGTKSSLAYVYWKETGDISVWKGIAQDAIIMNIDDLICVGATDNILLSSTIGRNKNLIPGEVIAAVINGTEEILADLREQGISIYSTGGETADVGDLVRTIIVDSTVTCRLKREDIISNDNIKPGDVIVALASSGQATYETEYNGGMGSNGLTSARHDVFDKAVANNYPESFDPAVPFDLVFSGRKQLTEEIDIEGFCKTTVGKLVLSPTRTYAPVIKKILENYRSQINGIVHCSGGAQTKVLHFINDDIHVIKNNLFPIPTLFKLIQEQSGTDWKEMYKVFNMGHRMELYVPQEIAEDIIEISKSFNIDAQIIGRVEKGEQKQVTIESEKGTFVYQ, from the coding sequence ATGAGTGATAACAGGTACAATCAACGCGGCGTTTCCGCCTCAAAAGAAGATGTGCACAATGCCATCAAAAACATCGATAAAGGAATTTTCCCAAAAGCATTCTGCAAAATCATCCCCGATATTTTAGGTGGCGATGAGGAATACTGTAATATCATGCATGCAGATGGCGCGGGTACCAAATCTTCTTTAGCTTACGTATACTGGAAAGAAACCGGAGATATCTCGGTTTGGAAAGGGATTGCACAAGATGCCATCATCATGAATATCGACGATTTAATCTGCGTGGGTGCTACCGATAATATTCTCTTATCATCAACCATTGGCAGAAATAAAAACCTCATCCCGGGTGAAGTAATTGCTGCTGTAATTAACGGAACAGAAGAAATTTTAGCCGATTTACGCGAACAGGGTATCTCGATCTATTCAACCGGTGGCGAAACTGCCGATGTTGGCGACCTGGTAAGAACGATTATCGTTGATTCTACGGTAACTTGCCGCTTAAAGCGCGAAGACATCATCAGCAACGATAATATTAAACCTGGCGACGTAATTGTGGCGCTAGCCTCTTCCGGACAAGCTACTTACGAAACAGAATACAATGGCGGTATGGGTTCGAACGGATTAACCTCTGCGCGTCATGATGTTTTTGATAAAGCAGTAGCCAACAATTACCCTGAAAGTTTCGATCCGGCTGTTCCATTCGATCTGGTTTTCTCTGGAAGGAAACAATTAACAGAAGAGATCGATATTGAAGGATTTTGCAAAACGACGGTAGGAAAACTGGTGTTATCGCCAACCCGCACTTATGCACCTGTAATTAAAAAGATTTTAGAAAACTACCGCAGTCAGATTAATGGCATTGTACATTGCAGTGGTGGTGCGCAAACCAAGGTATTGCATTTCATCAACGATGATATCCATGTCATCAAAAATAACTTATTCCCAATCCCTACCCTATTTAAACTGATTCAGGAGCAATCGGGTACCGATTGGAAAGAAATGTATAAAGTATTTAACATGGGGCACCGCATGGAGCTTTATGTGCCTCAGGAGATTGCTGAAGATATCATTGAAATTTCAAAAAGTTTCAATATCGATGCGCAGATTATTGGTCGCGTAGAAAAAGGCGAACAGAAACAGGTAACCATCGAAAGCGAAAAAGGAACTTTTGTTTATCAATAA
- a CDS encoding glutamine synthetase type III, which translates to MKSLRTIALKEAQNRISPEVKSPSAKISDFFGANVFDKRKMRDFLSKDVYEKLISSINQGELINAEDANQIATAMKSWAMAAGATHYTHWFQPLTGTTAEKHDSFFEPSGEGAIEKFAGSALVQQEPDASSFPNGGIRNTFEARGYTAWDPSSPAFIMESKAGKTLCIPTVFVSYTGEALDYKAPLLKALASLDKAAVDVCQYFDKSITKVNASLGIEQEYFLVDESLFNARPDLLLTGRALFGHMSAKGQQLEDHYFGSIPERVFSYMVDFENEALKLGIPLKTRHNEVAPSQFECAPIYEEINLAIDHNQLLMDLMEKVARRHHFRVLLHEKPYAGINGSGKHNNWSLITDTGKNLLAPGKTPKNNLMFLAFFVNTIKAVSEHADLLRASIASVSNDHRLGANEAPPAIISIFLGSQLNDVLDEIEHSRISKKIKEDNALWLGIPKIPQILLDNTDRNRTSPFAFTGNKFELRAVGSSANSSAPMTILNAIMAEQLVKFKVEVDKLIKKGDKKDIALLTVIKKYIKESKNIRFEGNGYSQEWEDEAATRGLSNIKTTPKALDAYLTEKSAELFASTGIYSAREIHARHEIMLENFYKKLQIEARVMGEVANTAIIPAAIAYQNSLIENVKGLKELGVDSKSSLDIVKKLSEHLDIVKTNIDAMLEERKLTNKIEDTREKAIAYDEKVKSYFDTIRYHADKLEQIVDDSVWPLPKFRELLFMK; encoded by the coding sequence ATGAAAAGCTTAAGAACCATCGCATTAAAAGAGGCTCAAAACAGAATTTCACCAGAAGTTAAATCACCATCAGCAAAAATTTCTGACTTTTTTGGCGCTAATGTATTTGATAAGAGAAAAATGAGAGATTTCTTATCTAAGGACGTATATGAAAAATTAATATCATCCATCAACCAGGGTGAGTTAATCAACGCAGAAGACGCTAATCAGATTGCGACGGCAATGAAATCTTGGGCTATGGCAGCTGGTGCAACACACTACACACACTGGTTCCAACCATTAACTGGCACAACTGCCGAAAAACATGATTCATTTTTTGAGCCAAGCGGCGAAGGTGCAATTGAAAAATTTGCCGGCAGCGCTTTAGTTCAACAAGAACCAGATGCATCTAGTTTCCCTAACGGCGGTATCCGTAACACATTCGAGGCTCGTGGTTATACAGCATGGGATCCTTCTTCTCCAGCATTTATTATGGAAAGCAAAGCAGGTAAAACACTTTGTATCCCTACCGTATTTGTATCCTATACCGGTGAGGCCCTGGATTATAAAGCACCATTATTAAAAGCATTAGCTTCGCTTGATAAAGCGGCTGTTGATGTTTGTCAATATTTCGATAAAAGCATTACTAAAGTAAATGCATCTTTAGGTATCGAGCAAGAATATTTCTTAGTTGACGAGTCGTTGTTTAATGCCCGTCCAGATTTATTATTAACCGGCCGTGCTTTATTCGGACACATGTCTGCTAAAGGCCAGCAATTAGAAGATCACTATTTCGGTTCTATCCCTGAGCGCGTATTCAGCTACATGGTAGATTTCGAAAACGAAGCTTTAAAATTAGGTATTCCTTTAAAAACCCGTCACAATGAGGTGGCACCTTCTCAATTTGAGTGTGCGCCAATTTATGAAGAAATCAACTTAGCGATCGATCACAATCAGTTATTGATGGATTTGATGGAGAAAGTTGCCCGTCGTCACCACTTCCGTGTATTATTACACGAAAAACCATATGCAGGTATCAACGGATCAGGTAAACACAACAACTGGTCGTTAATTACCGATACTGGTAAAAACTTATTGGCACCAGGTAAAACACCTAAAAATAACTTAATGTTCCTTGCTTTCTTTGTAAACACAATTAAAGCCGTTAGCGAGCATGCCGATTTATTACGTGCAAGTATTGCATCAGTAAGCAACGATCACCGTTTAGGTGCTAACGAAGCGCCACCTGCAATTATCTCGATCTTCTTAGGTTCTCAACTGAACGATGTATTAGACGAGATTGAGCACTCACGTATCAGCAAAAAAATCAAAGAAGATAACGCACTTTGGTTAGGTATCCCTAAAATCCCTCAGATTTTATTAGACAATACCGACCGTAACCGTACTTCTCCTTTCGCATTTACAGGTAACAAATTTGAGTTGAGAGCTGTTGGATCATCAGCAAACTCTTCTGCTCCAATGACGATCTTAAACGCAATTATGGCAGAGCAATTGGTTAAATTTAAAGTTGAGGTTGATAAACTGATCAAAAAAGGTGATAAAAAAGACATCGCTTTATTAACTGTGATCAAAAAATACATCAAAGAATCTAAAAATATCCGTTTCGAAGGAAATGGTTATAGCCAGGAGTGGGAAGATGAAGCTGCAACACGCGGTTTATCAAACATCAAAACTACACCAAAAGCTCTAGATGCTTATTTAACTGAAAAATCTGCTGAGTTATTTGCTTCAACTGGTATTTATAGTGCACGTGAGATTCATGCCCGTCATGAAATCATGTTAGAAAACTTCTATAAAAAACTACAGATCGAAGCACGTGTAATGGGCGAAGTAGCAAACACGGCTATTATCCCTGCAGCAATTGCTTACCAAAATTCTTTAATTGAAAATGTTAAAGGATTAAAAGAACTTGGTGTTGACAGCAAATCATCATTAGATATCGTTAAAAAATTATCAGAGCACTTAGATATTGTGAAAACCAATATCGATGCGATGTTAGAAGAACGTAAATTAACCAACAAAATCGAAGATACCCGCGAGAAAGCGATTGCTTACGATGAGAAAGTTAAATCTTACTTCGATACCATCCGTTACCACGCTGATAAATTAGAGCAAATTGTTGACGATAGCGTTTGGCCTTTACCAAAATTCAGAGAATTATTATTCATGAAATAG